Genomic window (Propionibacteriaceae bacterium ZF39):
TCGGGTTCCAGCGCGTGGGCGACTTCATCTGGGCAGCCACCGACCAGATGGCCCGCGGCTTCCTCATCGGTGCGACGGCAGGGCGCACGACCCTGACCGGTGAGGGCCTGCAGCACGCCGATGGCCACTCTCCCCTGCTGGCCGCCAGCAACCCGGCGGTCGTCCACTATGACCCGGCGTTCGGCTTCGAGATCGCCCATATCGTCAAGTCCGGCCTGCAGCGGATGTATGGCTATGGCACCGATCCCGATCACCCGCACGGCGAGGACGTCATCTTCTATCTCACCGTCTACAACGAGCCGGTCGAGCAGCCGGGCCCGCCCGCCGATCTCGATGTCGACGGGCTGCTCAAGGGCATGTATCTCTATGCCCCCGCATCCGGCAAGCAGGGGTACGCCAAGGCCCAGATCCTGGCGTCGGGCATTGCGATGCCGTGGGCACTGAAGGCACAGAAGATGCTGCTCGAGGAGTGGTCGGTCGACGCCGCGGTGTGGTCCGTCACCTCCTGGAACGAGCTGGCTCGCGAGGCAATGGGAGTCGAGTCGCGCAACTTCCGTCACCCGAACGAGCCAAACAAGGTTCCGTATGTCACGCAGGCCCTCGAGGGAGCCGATGGTCCGGTCATCGCGGTGAGCGACTATCAGCGTGCCGTGCAGGATCAGATCCGGCCCTATGTGCATCACGTCTGGCGTTCGCTCGGCACCGACGGGTTCGGGTTCTCCGACACCCGTGCCGGTGCGCGGAGGTTCTTCCAGGTCGACGCCGAGTCCATCGTGGTGTCGACGCTCGATGCTCTCGCGCGTGACGGGAAATATCGCGCCGAGGCGCCCGCTGAGGCGTACCGGCGTTATCAGCTCGACGATCCCTCGGCCGTCGCGCATGTCCGCCAGGAGGGTGCCGGCGCCTGAGTAGCGCTGGCTGATCGCCCGGTGTCTCCTACCCCGGTAGGAGGCGCCGGGCGATGTCGTTCCCTAGGGTCGGGACCATGAGCACCTCCACGCCCGACGGCACCCTCGATCGCCTGCTGGCGTGGCTGCGGCCGCGGGTCCTTTTGGTGGATCTTCTCTGGGCCGTGTTGTGGGGCGGGCTGGCGTTTCTCTTCCAGCCGCCGTTCGACATGACGGGCGTTGATGAGGCCTGGTGGCTGGTGCTCACGGCTGCGGTCACCGTGGCGCTGGTGTTCCGGCGTACGCGCCCGCGCTTGGTCATCGTTGTCCTGGCGATCGTGCTGGTGCTGCATGTCCTCACCCTGGATGTCTTCACCCAGACGTCGCTGGTCGGCGCGGGCGCTGCGGCGTACACGGCCCACGCCCAACTCCCGACGACCGCACGTCGCGTCGCCACCGGAGCCCTCGCGCTCGGAACCCTCTGGGCCGCGCTCGACTATTCCCACGAGATCGTGGCGCTGGCGTGGTGGCAGCGCTGGCCGGTGGTGCTCGTGCACTGGCTGATCGTGGCGTTCTTCTGCCTGCTCGGTGCGCTCGCGCGCAAGCGGCGGGAGGAGGTCGAGCGGGCGGTCGAGCGGGCGGAGTTGGTGGCGGAGCGGCAGGCGCAGGAGGTACGCCTGGCGGCGCTCGGGGAGCGTACGCACATCGCGCGCGAGATGCACGACATCGTCGCCCACTCCCTCGGGGTGATCATCGCGCAGGCGGACGGGGGAAGGTACGCCGCCGCCACCGATCCCGACGCCGCCGCCAAGTCGCTGCAGACGATCGCCGGGGTCGGCCGGGCGTCGCTCGCCGAGATGCGCCAGCTGTTGAGCGTCCTCCGCAGCGACGACGCTCGCGACCTGTTGCCCGCCCCCGGGCTGGACGACCTGGATGAGCTCGCCGAGGACTACCGCAAGGCCGGCCTGCGCGTACGCCTCAGCACCACCGGAATCCCTGTCGACCTGCCTGACACGACTGCGCTCACCGTCTATCGCGTCGTGCAGGAGTCACTCGCCAACGTGCTCAAGCACGCGGGCCGGACGTCGGTCGACGCGCCGTTGGACTGGCAGCCCGACCGGCTCGTGGTGACGGTCCGCAACCCGCTTCCGTCCGAGCGTGTGGCCGACAATCCCGGGGGCCACGGGCTGGTCGGCATGCGCGAGCGTGTTGCCCTGCACGACGGCACCCTCACCGCCGGGCCTGTCGACCACCAGTGGCTGGTCCGCGCCGAGATCCCCGTGGGCGTACGCCCGGACTAGCGCTGAACTTCACCACGTAGCGATGCTCGGTGGTGATCCCGATTTCGATTGAAGGATTTTGGCGTCCTGATGGGCAAAATCCTTCAATCGAATCTTCCCTGGACCTAGCCTTGCCGGTTCACCAGGTGACGACCGCAGGCGCGGGAAGGTGGGCAATCGCCGAGTCGACGGTCACCAGGGACATCCCTTCGGCCATTGCCTGGGCCACCAGGAGTCGATCAAAAGGATCGCGATGCGTCCAGGCCAACCGTCCAGCAAGCAACGCATGATCCGTAGTGATCGAGAGTGGTTCCGCACCCATGGTGGCGACCCGCTGACTCCACGTGTCGATCAGACCTGGAGCGTTGAGTTTCCCCAGCCGCACTTTGGTCGCGACCTCCAATGCGCTGACCGCGGATATCGCGAGGGGATTCGCAGGATCGTCGAGCACGTCCCGAACATCTTGCGGGACTCGGTCGGGCTCGGAAAGCAGCCACAGAAACACATGGGTGTCGAGCAGGTAGGTCACTCCCACGCCGCCAAGTCCTCCTCGGGGAGGGGCGCATCGAAGTCGTCCGGGACTTGGAACGTCATCCCGCCGAACTTCCGGCGCGGCGGCCCGGAAATCGGGACCAGCTTCAAGATCGGGCGACCAGCCCGGGCAATGATGATCTCTTCGCCCGCTTCCGCACGGGCGATCAGAGCGGAGAGATGCGTCTTCGCCTCCTGGACATTCACTGTGGTCATGCCTCAAGCATGCTTGACCAGGCAAGTCTGGTCAAGGTGACCAACCCGCCGCGTCAGCCACCAGCCGGAAGGTCCCGGTGACCGGGTCGAAGGCCAGGTCCTCGCTGTCGAAGACGTCGGCAAGAATGCCGCGTTCGACCAGCTCCGCGGGGGTGCCGTCGTGCAGGTTCCCCGAGCGATCCAGCAGCCAGAGCCGATCGGCCAGCTGCAACATGAGCTCGACCTCGTGCGTGGAAATCACGACGACGACGTCCTGCTGGGTCGCGATGCGGCGTACCAATCCAGCCTGCGCCACCCGTCCCGGCGCATCGAGGAACGCACTCGGCTCGTCCATGAGCAGGAGCCGCGGCTGCTGGGCGAGCGCGCGGGCCGTCATGATCCGCTGGCGTTCACCGTCGGACAGTTCGGCGAGGTCCCGGTCGGCGAGTTCCGCCGCGCCGACCGCAGCGATCGACTCCTCGACGATGCGGTGATCCCGGGCCGACAGTCGCCCATCGAACCCCGTGTGCGGGTGCCGCCCCAGGCCGACGAGTTCCCTCGCGGTCAGCCGACCCGGCGCCACGCGCTCGGTGAGGACGATGCTCTGGTGACGGGCCCGTTCACTTGCCGACATCCGTGCCAGGTCGTTGCCGTCGAGACTGATCGACCCGGCGAGGCCTTTCTGCAGACCCGCGATCGTGCGCAGGAGCGTGGATTTGCCCGTGCCGTTGGGACCGATGAGCGCGGTCAACTCGCCGGATCGGGCGGTGACGTCGATGTCGCGGACGACCTCTTTCGTACGCCCCCAGCCGAGCCGGTAGCCCACCGTCAGCTGCTCCAGACGCAGCCCGCGACTCATGCCGAGACCCCCTGGATCGCCTTGCTCCGCAGCAGGATCGCGATGACGATCGGCGCCCCGACGAGAGAGGTGATGACGTTGATGGGGATGACCTGACCGGGCAGCAGCGACACGATCGAACAACCCAGGGCTGCACACGCGCCGACGAGCGCCGCCGCCGGCAGGAGCGACCGGTGATCCGACGTCCCGATCAATCGCCTCGCCACGTGCGGCGCCGCGATCCCGATGAATCCGATCGGCCCGCAGAACGCCGTCACCACCCCGGTCAGCAGCGATGCCCCGACCAGGACGATGACCCGCGTGCGTCGGACGTTGACCCCGACGGACTGGGCGTACGCCTCCCCCAGCAGCAGCGCATTGAGCGGCTTGATCGACAACAGCGCCACGACGATGCCGAGGGCGGTGAAACCGAGCAGGATCACGAGGTCCTGGTTGGTCGTGCCGCCGAAGCTGCCGAGTCCCCAGGAGATGTACTGCTGCGCCCGCAGCGGATCCGTCCAGATCAGCAGCAGCGACACCAGGGCCGTGACCGCGCTGCCGAGCATGACGCCGATGATCAGCAACATCGCGGGCACGCGTACGCCTCGCGACAGCACCAACAACACCGCCAGCACGGCCGCCGCCCCGAGAGCAGCCGCCGACACGGTCCCGAAGCGACCCAGCACGCCGAGCCCGGCCGCGAAGGTGCCGCTGACCGCGACGCCGGCGCCCGTGATCAGCAGGGCCACGCCGAGGCTGGCGCCGGACGACACGCCCAGGGAGAACGGGTCCGCGAGCGGGTTGCGGAAGATGGTCTGCATCTGCAGGCCGGCGACCCCGAGCGCAGCGCCGGCACAGGCTGCGGTGGCCATCCGCGGGAGCCGGACGGTGCCGACCAGCAGCTCGACTCGCGGATCGACCGCGTCCATGCCGACCAGGACCCGCAGGGCATCCACCGGATCGAGCGCGACCGAACCGCTGACGACCGCCAGCAGCGCCAGGACCAGCGTCGCGGCGGTGAGCCCCAGCAGGACGCCGGTCCTGCGGGTGAGCGCGGCGCGCGCCAACGACGGGACGGCGGCAGCCCCCGCCTCAGCGCTCAGGGGCACACCGGTCATCTGGTCACCTGGCGATAGAACTCGAACTCGCGGTCCGGCAACGCGTCGGGATGCAGGATCTTGACCATGTCGGCGAGCACGAGATCCGGTCGGGTCACGCCGCGCTCCCAGTAGTCATTGCCGCCCTCCGGGGTGACCTTGGCATTGTTGGACCAGACGTTGCCCTGCTGGAAGGCCTTGAACTCGGCATACCGCGGGTCGCTCTTCGCCACGTCCTCCAAGGTCTTGACGTCCTCGGTCATGATCCAGACGTCGGCATCCCTGGACTTCGCGAGGACGTCCTCGAGGCTCAGCATGAGACTGCTGTTCTGCCGCACATCCGACCAGCCGTACGTGCCGTTGGCGTCGGCGATCAGGTTCGCGACATAGAGGTCCCCGGCGGGCATCCACCAGTTGCCCTGATACATCTGCCCGGGCAGCACCGTGACCGGCGCGCCCGCCTCCTTGGCCTTGGCCGCGACGTTCTGATAGTCCAGCTCGATCTGGTCGAACACCTTCGTGGCCTGGGCCTCCTGACCGGTCAGCGCGCCGACGAACTTGATCCATTCGGCCCGGCCCAGCGGATCCTGCTCCAGCCACTCCGAGTTCGCGACGACGGCGATGCCGGCCTGCCGGATGACCGGGTACGCCGGGTCGTCGGTCCCCTCCGTCAACACCACGTCGGGCCGGGAGGAGATGACGACCTCGCTGTCGGCGGCCTGATTGGAGGCGTACTGGATCACCTGCTTCTCCGCGATCATCCGCCGCACTTCCGGATTGGTGACGTAGGTCCCGTCCGTCACCCCCTTCAGAACCGACAGCTGACCCAGCTCGTCGAGCAGCGGAAGGTGCGTCGTCGAGCCCGAGAACAGCGACTTGATCGGCACGCTCACGGCCTGCGCGCCGGCCAGGTCGCCGGTCAACTCGGGAACGGGAGTGCCGCAGCGATAGAAGACATACTTCTCGCCCGGCTGCCCCGGAGCCGGCTGCTCGACCGTCACCACCTGGTAGGAGTCGTGGTACGTCAGGGAGAAGTTTTTGGCGTACTTCACCTCGGACTTGTCCGGGAAGTAGTCCCGACCCGCGGCGTAGTCGGTGACGCAGCCGTCGGCGGCGGTGCCTGCGGTGGGGCTGGCGGCGGTGGAGCTGGCGCCGGGACCGGTCTGGCCGCTGCAGGCCGTGACGACCATCAGGGAGCCGACGCCGAGGACCACGGCCGAACGCCTGACCATGCGGGAGATGAAAGATCGCATTGACGATCCTCTCTGGGGGAGATCCGCCCCGTTCGAAAGGCTGCGACAGCGTCAAGATCTGACTTCGCCAGGACTGGCCTGGACTCACAGTGGCGGGACCGTGCCGGATTCACACCGGACTTCCTGCGCCTGCCGCAGAGACTGGTCGTACGCTAACACGCCACCACCCGGCCGGACTCATCTCGCCACCTCCGCGGTTGGTCCCCACGCGAGTATGGTGCCGACGTGATCACCGTGGGCCTCGCCGATGACCAGCAGTTGTTCACGTCCGGTGTGGCGATGGTCATCGGTTCGCAGCCCGACATGACCGTGGCCT
Coding sequences:
- a CDS encoding histidine kinase yields the protein MSTSTPDGTLDRLLAWLRPRVLLVDLLWAVLWGGLAFLFQPPFDMTGVDEAWWLVLTAAVTVALVFRRTRPRLVIVVLAIVLVLHVLTLDVFTQTSLVGAGAAAYTAHAQLPTTARRVATGALALGTLWAALDYSHEIVALAWWQRWPVVLVHWLIVAFFCLLGALARKRREEVERAVERAELVAERQAQEVRLAALGERTHIAREMHDIVAHSLGVIIAQADGGRYAAATDPDAAAKSLQTIAGVGRASLAEMRQLLSVLRSDDARDLLPAPGLDDLDELAEDYRKAGLRVRLSTTGIPVDLPDTTALTVYRVVQESLANVLKHAGRTSVDAPLDWQPDRLVVTVRNPLPSERVADNPGGHGLVGMRERVALHDGTLTAGPVDHQWLVRAEIPVGVRPD
- a CDS encoding type II toxin-antitoxin system VapC family toxin; translated protein: MTYLLDTHVFLWLLSEPDRVPQDVRDVLDDPANPLAISAVSALEVATKVRLGKLNAPGLIDTWSQRVATMGAEPLSITTDHALLAGRLAWTHRDPFDRLLVAQAMAEGMSLVTVDSAIAHLPAPAVVTW
- a CDS encoding type II toxin-antitoxin system Phd/YefM family antitoxin, which produces MTTVNVQEAKTHLSALIARAEAGEEIIIARAGRPILKLVPISGPPRRKFGGMTFQVPDDFDAPLPEEDLAAWE
- a CDS encoding ABC transporter ATP-binding protein; its protein translation is MSRGLRLEQLTVGYRLGWGRTKEVVRDIDVTARSGELTALIGPNGTGKSTLLRTIAGLQKGLAGSISLDGNDLARMSASERARHQSIVLTERVAPGRLTARELVGLGRHPHTGFDGRLSARDHRIVEESIAAVGAAELADRDLAELSDGERQRIMTARALAQQPRLLLMDEPSAFLDAPGRVAQAGLVRRIATQQDVVVVISTHEVELMLQLADRLWLLDRSGNLHDGTPAELVERGILADVFDSEDLAFDPVTGTFRLVADAAGWSP
- a CDS encoding iron ABC transporter permease, translating into MTGVPLSAEAGAAAVPSLARAALTRRTGVLLGLTAATLVLALLAVVSGSVALDPVDALRVLVGMDAVDPRVELLVGTVRLPRMATAACAGAALGVAGLQMQTIFRNPLADPFSLGVSSGASLGVALLITGAGVAVSGTFAAGLGVLGRFGTVSAAALGAAAVLAVLLVLSRGVRVPAMLLIIGVMLGSAVTALVSLLLIWTDPLRAQQYISWGLGSFGGTTNQDLVILLGFTALGIVVALLSIKPLNALLLGEAYAQSVGVNVRRTRVIVLVGASLLTGVVTAFCGPIGFIGIAAPHVARRLIGTSDHRSLLPAAALVGACAALGCSIVSLLPGQVIPINVITSLVGAPIVIAILLRSKAIQGVSA
- a CDS encoding ABC transporter substrate-binding protein; translated protein: MRSFISRMVRRSAVVLGVGSLMVVTACSGQTGPGASSTAASPTAGTAADGCVTDYAAGRDYFPDKSEVKYAKNFSLTYHDSYQVVTVEQPAPGQPGEKYVFYRCGTPVPELTGDLAGAQAVSVPIKSLFSGSTTHLPLLDELGQLSVLKGVTDGTYVTNPEVRRMIAEKQVIQYASNQAADSEVVISSRPDVVLTEGTDDPAYPVIRQAGIAVVANSEWLEQDPLGRAEWIKFVGALTGQEAQATKVFDQIELDYQNVAAKAKEAGAPVTVLPGQMYQGNWWMPAGDLYVANLIADANGTYGWSDVRQNSSLMLSLEDVLAKSRDADVWIMTEDVKTLEDVAKSDPRYAEFKAFQQGNVWSNNAKVTPEGGNDYWERGVTRPDLVLADMVKILHPDALPDREFEFYRQVTR